One stretch of Desulfovibrio sp. UCD-KL4C DNA includes these proteins:
- a CDS encoding DUF1611 domain-containing protein — translation MTEAASAIVYCEDFFGKMDGKTANGLTRYSDKYKIAGIIDSTKAGLDAGEVLDGKPNGIKIFKNIFDALEGTGDSIKYFIYGMAPLSGSFSTEDSNIIFYAMERKLNIINGLHEFLTDNDSFVKKAAECNVKLHDIRKQQNSKQRNVFNGDIFKVNCPRIAILGTDSAVGKRTTSVLITKALQALGLNTVMIATGQTGIIQGAEFGVPLDALTEQFISGEMEKAIFTAWKSKHPDIMILEGQGSLSHPAYLSSCFIIRGGQPDAVIVQHPPKREKLGDYPDINMPDLKEEIKLIEVFSKAPVIGITINHENMSDPELAQTIKDYEKKFNVPTTDVLKFNCDSLIKKILTVFPQLKSKLAA, via the coding sequence ATGACGGAAGCAGCATCCGCAATTGTTTATTGTGAAGATTTTTTTGGAAAAATGGATGGAAAAACAGCAAACGGCTTAACAAGATATTCTGATAAATATAAAATTGCAGGCATCATCGACAGCACCAAAGCCGGCTTAGATGCCGGAGAGGTTTTGGACGGAAAACCGAACGGCATAAAAATTTTCAAAAATATTTTTGATGCCTTGGAAGGAACAGGCGATTCAATAAAATATTTTATCTATGGAATGGCCCCCTTATCCGGCTCATTTTCCACAGAAGACAGCAATATCATCTTTTATGCAATGGAACGAAAGCTAAACATCATCAATGGATTACATGAATTCTTAACTGATAATGATTCATTCGTTAAAAAAGCAGCCGAATGCAATGTTAAGCTACACGACATCCGTAAACAGCAAAACAGCAAACAGCGAAATGTTTTCAATGGTGATATTTTTAAAGTTAATTGCCCCAGAATAGCAATACTTGGTACGGACAGCGCTGTCGGCAAAAGAACAACCTCAGTTCTCATCACTAAAGCATTACAGGCTCTGGGATTAAATACCGTAATGATTGCAACAGGTCAGACCGGAATAATTCAGGGAGCCGAGTTCGGAGTCCCGCTTGATGCGCTAACAGAACAGTTCATTTCCGGTGAAATGGAAAAAGCTATCTTTACCGCATGGAAATCTAAACACCCGGATATCATGATTTTAGAAGGACAAGGATCTTTAAGTCATCCGGCATATTTAAGCTCGTGCTTCATTATTCGAGGCGGACAGCCGGATGCAGTTATTGTTCAGCACCCACCTAAAAGAGAAAAACTTGGTGATTACCCAGACATAAATATGCCCGACCTAAAAGAAGAAATTAAACTGATTGAAGTTTTTTCTAAAGCTCCAGTTATCGGCATCACTATTAATCACGAAAATATGTCTGATCCAGAACTTGCCCAGACAATTAAAGATTACGAAAAAAAGTTTAACGTACCTACAACAGACGTGCTTAAATTTAACTGCGACTCATTAATTAAAAAAATACTCACAGTCTTTCCGCAGCTTAAGTCCAAGCTGGCAGCATGA
- a CDS encoding STAS/SEC14 domain-containing protein — protein sequence MIEIIEIESSKAIGLRVSGKIEEKDIKLVIDAVNEKFKYEEKLAIYVELIEFGGISMKALIEDIKFAFPNLKKFTKKAVVSDKSWHETLTEISDKLFPFIELKHFGIEEKEKAKLWVMEN from the coding sequence ATGATCGAAATAATCGAAATAGAATCTTCAAAAGCTATAGGATTACGTGTTTCAGGCAAAATTGAAGAAAAAGACATTAAACTGGTCATTGATGCGGTTAATGAAAAATTTAAATACGAAGAAAAATTGGCTATTTATGTTGAACTGATCGAATTCGGAGGCATTTCTATGAAAGCTTTGATTGAAGACATTAAATTTGCCTTCCCGAACCTAAAAAAATTCACAAAGAAGGCTGTAGTTTCTGACAAAAGCTGGCACGAAACTCTGACAGAAATAAGTGACAAGCTTTTCCCGTTCATTGAGCTAAAGCACTTTGGTATTGAAGAAAAAGAAAAAGCTAAGTTATGGGTCATGGAAAATTAA
- a CDS encoding winged helix-turn-helix domain-containing protein: MQIPKFYDLMTPVLRVLENLGGTAPFEIIAEEIVESLEIPKEEACSLYKTCGAGITKVEHNVAYAAKYLCSYGVIERVEPNVWALTDKYESGMVVTHENILDAAKERLMVRSKFGC; this comes from the coding sequence ATGCAAATACCAAAATTTTACGATTTAATGACTCCTGTGCTTAGAGTTCTTGAAAATCTCGGTGGCACAGCTCCTTTTGAAATTATAGCAGAAGAGATTGTTGAATCTCTTGAAATACCTAAAGAAGAAGCTTGCTCGCTATACAAAACTTGTGGGGCAGGGATCACGAAGGTTGAACATAATGTTGCGTATGCTGCAAAATATTTGTGTAGCTATGGAGTTATTGAAAGAGTTGAACCTAATGTATGGGCGCTTACCGATAAGTATGAGTCTGGAATGGTGGTTACGCATGAGAATATTCTTGATGCGGCTAAGGAAAGGCTTATGGTTCGGAGTAAGTTTGGGTGTTGA
- a CDS encoding helix-turn-helix domain-containing protein has translation MPKKSVNRDDYQYVANPFSAMANEFPNGHETPEHSHYRAQLLFAEQGVMEIYARQRCWFIPPQRALWLPSYEPHSMRAHGRVALRTFFVTPSACRADVPNFPQAVHISPLLHELLVRSALIPIDYDREGRDGLLMNLINEEMDWAEPEMFSLSWPSDSRLLYICTRLKQHPDDCRTLEEWGNEVGVSNRTLSRIFRQETGISFSEWRQQARILAALPMLLSGMSVLETALAVGYETPSAFSAMFRRLIGKTPREFLRS, from the coding sequence TTGCCTAAAAAGAGTGTGAATCGTGACGACTACCAGTATGTAGCCAATCCTTTCTCTGCAATGGCTAATGAGTTTCCTAATGGGCATGAAACCCCTGAGCACAGCCATTATCGGGCTCAGCTTCTTTTTGCTGAACAGGGCGTTATGGAAATATATGCACGGCAGAGATGCTGGTTCATTCCTCCTCAACGCGCGCTCTGGCTCCCTTCGTACGAACCCCATTCCATGCGTGCTCACGGCAGAGTGGCGTTGCGAACTTTTTTTGTGACTCCCAGTGCATGCCGTGCCGACGTGCCAAATTTTCCGCAGGCCGTTCACATTTCTCCGCTATTGCATGAACTTCTGGTCAGGTCTGCTTTAATCCCTATTGATTATGATAGAGAAGGGCGTGATGGACTCTTAATGAATCTGATCAATGAAGAGATGGACTGGGCCGAGCCTGAGATGTTCAGTCTAAGCTGGCCTTCAGATTCACGGCTGCTTTATATCTGTACGCGCCTTAAACAACATCCTGACGATTGCCGGACGCTGGAAGAGTGGGGAAATGAGGTTGGCGTTTCAAACAGAACGCTCTCTCGAATTTTCAGGCAGGAAACAGGCATATCCTTTAGTGAATGGCGACAGCAGGCCCGCATTCTGGCAGCTTTGCCTATGTTGCTTTCCGGGATGTCCGTTCTAGAAACTGCCTTGGCTGTTGGATATGAAACACCAAGTGCTTTTTCCGCTATGTTTCGTCGCCTGATCGGCAAAACTCCACGTGAATTTTTACGAAGTTAG
- a CDS encoding multidrug effflux MFS transporter produces the protein MKEREKSRVLVFLLCLIIIGQAAMDIYLPSIPRIVSLFAAPVEQVQMTISIYLLGFGISQIFYGPLADRFGRLPVLLGGLPFFSAASVAMMWVPSINWVLALRFVQGISIGAASVCARAIMRDVFEADELPVASSYMSMAWALVPILAPTLGGAIQLHFGWSYSFLLLGVVGVGLTCWLVIGIGETNRHRTSTFSVKEITRNYASLFDKVEFRNNMVLLSLLYGIFSIVNVTGPIVFQNQYHFSTMSYGWTMLIISFGYLFGSFLNNRLLVHMRSGRIVGVGTTLLFVTCLVNLIFELCGLRSPLTLICVLFSIYLALGLVFANALSASLRPFPHLAGLASSMYGLLMFCSGSLISSGYATFLTSNSMSLACAVLVLGALMFACHILFSRNSRGTESGACERRNTESATG, from the coding sequence ATGAAGGAAAGAGAAAAAAGTCGCGTGCTGGTGTTCTTGTTGTGTCTTATCATAATCGGGCAAGCGGCTATGGATATTTACCTGCCGTCAATTCCTCGAATAGTCAGTTTGTTTGCGGCTCCTGTCGAGCAAGTGCAGATGACCATCTCAATCTATTTATTGGGATTCGGGATTTCACAAATTTTCTACGGTCCGCTTGCTGATCGTTTTGGAAGACTTCCTGTTTTACTGGGTGGGCTCCCATTTTTTTCTGCGGCAAGTGTGGCTATGATGTGGGTTCCGTCTATAAACTGGGTTCTTGCGCTGCGTTTTGTGCAGGGAATTTCGATTGGAGCTGCAAGTGTTTGTGCCAGAGCAATTATGCGTGATGTATTTGAAGCAGATGAACTGCCTGTTGCATCTTCTTATATGTCAATGGCATGGGCGCTTGTTCCCATTCTTGCCCCTACACTTGGCGGGGCGATTCAGCTTCATTTTGGGTGGTCTTACTCTTTTCTGCTCTTAGGCGTAGTTGGAGTTGGTCTGACCTGCTGGCTTGTAATAGGTATTGGAGAAACAAATCGCCATCGCACTTCAACATTTTCAGTAAAAGAGATTACTCGAAACTATGCTAGCTTGTTCGATAAGGTTGAATTCAGAAATAATATGGTTTTGCTGTCACTGCTTTACGGCATTTTCAGCATTGTTAATGTCACTGGCCCGATTGTTTTTCAGAATCAATATCATTTTTCAACAATGTCGTACGGCTGGACAATGCTGATTATTTCATTTGGGTATCTATTTGGTTCCTTTCTCAATAATAGATTGTTAGTTCACATGCGCTCTGGCCGTATTGTCGGGGTCGGCACAACTCTTCTTTTTGTTACTTGTTTGGTAAATTTGATTTTTGAACTTTGTGGGTTGAGATCTCCGCTTACCCTCATTTGTGTACTCTTTAGTATTTATCTTGCCTTAGGTTTGGTCTTTGCGAATGCGTTGTCAGCAAGTCTTCGCCCGTTTCCTCATCTCGCAGGCCTTGCCAGTTCCATGTATGGGTTGCTTATGTTTTGTTCAGGTTCTTTGATAAGCTCCGGGTATGCGACTTTTCTTACTTCAAACAGTATGTCCCTTGCGTGCGCTGTTTTAGTGCTTGGTGCTTTAATGTTTGCTTGTCACATTCTTTTTAGCAGGAATAGCAGGGGCACTGAGTCGGGAGCTTGCGAAAGGCGTAATACTGAAAGTGCAACTGGATAG
- a CDS encoding TetR/AcrR family transcriptional regulator codes for MPKIVDHEKYRKELTDKAVKIFREYGYSGLGMRKIAQELGISKSALYHYFPSKEALFAECTKAVTSFDDETFDDVALKEISQQERVNALILIVKGIEKEFKGELSLLVDYLRPLTPAQVSADKNMQLANRKYLDMVAVFVGHENSQIVLCLMFGVLLQRLFDGGEYSFKEVEERLIHFIK; via the coding sequence ATGCCTAAAATAGTTGACCATGAAAAGTATCGTAAAGAATTAACTGATAAAGCAGTTAAAATATTTAGAGAGTATGGCTATTCAGGTCTTGGGATGCGTAAAATCGCACAGGAACTTGGTATTTCAAAAAGTGCGCTGTATCACTACTTTCCGAGCAAAGAGGCGTTGTTTGCAGAATGTACGAAGGCAGTGACATCTTTCGATGATGAAACATTTGATGATGTTGCATTAAAAGAAATAAGCCAACAAGAACGAGTGAATGCTTTAATATTAATAGTTAAAGGAATTGAAAAAGAGTTCAAAGGGGAGTTATCCCTGCTGGTTGATTATCTCAGGCCACTTACACCTGCTCAGGTCTCAGCAGATAAAAATATGCAACTTGCAAATCGAAAATATTTGGACATGGTTGCCGTATTTGTCGGACATGAAAATTCACAAATTGTACTTTGCCTCATGTTCGGTGTTTTGTTGCAGCGACTATTTGATGGAGGGGAATACAGTTTTAAAGAGGTTGAAGAAAGACTTATTCATTTTATTAAATAA
- a CDS encoding glycoside hydrolase family 99-like domain-containing protein, with protein sequence MTTKENKDKCFDSLKLIAFYLPQFHPIPENDEWWGAGFTEWDNVQSALPGFSGHNQPRIPAKTLGYYDLRQERVQSMQAAIARRYGLYGFCYYYYWFGGKKLLETPMTNLINSGKPDFPFCICWANHDWTRAWYGQNKQVLIGQDYSPESMRKFILDLEPILKDPRYITIEGRPVVCVYQAEELPDPKGITNLWRKEAHRLGINDLYLVNIEALCWDYPPSSFGFDASIEFAPDWRSTGELLDSESKPRRVDYRSTVANMILKPKPEYKRFRGVFPQWDNTPRYKKAALVFENSNPGIFSYHLKSMMEYTIENFQEDERLIFINAWNEWGEGCYLEPCETYGYSYLDAIKYLFERY encoded by the coding sequence TTGACTACTAAAGAAAATAAAGACAAATGCTTTGATTCTCTAAAATTGATTGCATTTTATCTTCCGCAATTTCATCCTATTCCTGAAAATGATGAGTGGTGGGGGGCCGGTTTTACTGAATGGGACAATGTTCAAAGTGCTTTGCCCGGATTTAGTGGTCACAATCAGCCTCGTATTCCTGCTAAAACATTAGGATATTATGACTTACGTCAGGAACGTGTTCAGTCAATGCAGGCAGCAATTGCTAGAAGATACGGTCTTTATGGATTTTGTTACTATTACTATTGGTTTGGTGGCAAAAAACTTCTTGAAACTCCTATGACCAATCTCATTAATTCAGGTAAGCCTGATTTTCCTTTTTGCATCTGCTGGGCAAATCATGATTGGACAAGGGCTTGGTATGGTCAGAATAAGCAAGTCTTGATCGGTCAAGATTATTCACCAGAAAGTATGAGAAAGTTTATTCTGGACCTTGAACCTATATTAAAAGATCCTAGGTATATAACTATTGAAGGTCGCCCTGTTGTCTGTGTTTATCAGGCTGAAGAATTGCCTGACCCTAAAGGTATAACGAACCTTTGGCGTAAAGAGGCTCATCGCCTTGGTATTAATGATTTGTATTTAGTAAACATTGAAGCATTGTGTTGGGATTATCCGCCTAGTTCATTCGGCTTTGATGCATCTATTGAGTTTGCTCCTGACTGGAGAAGTACAGGGGAATTACTTGATTCTGAAAGTAAGCCGAGGCGTGTAGATTATCGGTCAACTGTGGCAAATATGATTCTTAAACCTAAACCGGAATATAAAAGGTTTAGAGGAGTCTTTCCACAGTGGGATAATACTCCCAGGTATAAAAAAGCAGCTCTGGTTTTTGAAAATTCTAACCCGGGTATTTTTAGTTATCACCTTAAAAGTATGATGGAATACACCATCGAAAATTTTCAAGAAGATGAACGTCTAATATTTATTAACGCATGGAATGAGTGGGGAGAAGGTTGCTATCTGGAACCATGTGAAACTTACGGCTACTCTTACTTAGATGCTATTAAATATTTATTTGAAAGATATTGA
- a CDS encoding methyl-accepting chemotaxis protein — MFKLKSLQSRVLLIVGVLFLVVTSVHSVFEYRSKLDFIIQGGKTLAKFQYKPVKQLIDEHGTAVTSKMVKAVKKDYGFNISVVVPDGSGFKYQAKTHTLTIPKKMFPWLRKVMKADKPLFRRVTKNNKELITYYAQMRDKSGRVTGVVAIPRNITSELDRLNREALYTVIMALFSMSLFFIGVHFALGRMLNNPLKDILVFFERAEEGDYKKRLGEYPVEIGKLALGVNGLMDTVEKMINKNKEERAKAVEQAEHSEKVALDAKTQHDQVRSLIERMSGMAHNISAISDKLADAAGYLVNELARSGRGLEDQKLQSGALSEAVEEMKNVATEVAHSASSAADRAESARNKARTGAEIVEQVVSLNLTLQGKAEELKDNMGELQEHAESIGKVVEVISDIADQTNLLALNAAIEAARAGESGRGFAVVADEVRKLAEKTVQATHEVENTVHKIQQGTGKSFENTAAAVLSISSNAKLSGRSGEMLKEIVDIAAVTADQVKTIVNAAEKQSIDSEELSNSTLIINSIANNNSKSMAVCLDAVESINELTSELHEVVNDLRSIES; from the coding sequence ATGTTTAAGTTAAAGTCTTTACAATCCAGAGTATTACTTATTGTCGGAGTGCTCTTTCTAGTTGTAACATCAGTACATTCAGTATTCGAATATCGCAGTAAACTGGATTTTATTATTCAGGGCGGTAAAACACTGGCAAAATTTCAATATAAGCCAGTAAAACAGCTTATTGATGAGCATGGAACCGCTGTAACAAGTAAAATGGTCAAAGCTGTAAAGAAGGATTACGGGTTTAATATTTCTGTTGTTGTGCCGGATGGAAGCGGTTTTAAATATCAGGCCAAAACCCATACGCTTACAATTCCCAAAAAAATGTTTCCGTGGCTACGCAAGGTCATGAAAGCCGATAAGCCTTTATTTAGAAGAGTAACTAAAAACAACAAAGAATTGATCACATACTATGCACAGATGCGTGATAAAAGCGGAAGGGTCACCGGGGTCGTGGCTATTCCCAGAAATATAACTTCCGAACTTGACCGTCTTAACCGCGAAGCTCTTTATACTGTCATAATGGCTCTTTTTTCCATGAGTCTTTTTTTTATTGGAGTCCATTTTGCTCTTGGTCGTATGCTTAACAATCCACTTAAAGATATTCTCGTTTTTTTTGAACGTGCTGAAGAGGGAGATTATAAAAAACGTCTTGGCGAATATCCGGTGGAGATCGGTAAGCTCGCACTTGGAGTAAATGGTTTGATGGATACCGTTGAAAAAATGATAAACAAGAATAAAGAGGAACGTGCAAAGGCCGTGGAGCAGGCTGAACATTCTGAGAAAGTAGCTCTTGATGCTAAAACACAGCATGATCAAGTGCGTTCTCTCATAGAAAGAATGAGTGGTATGGCCCATAATATTTCCGCAATTTCTGATAAATTGGCAGATGCTGCCGGGTATCTTGTAAATGAACTGGCCCGTTCGGGCCGTGGTTTAGAAGATCAAAAATTACAATCTGGTGCTCTTTCCGAAGCTGTTGAAGAAATGAAAAATGTTGCAACGGAGGTTGCTCATAGCGCTTCCAGCGCAGCCGATAGAGCTGAGTCTGCCCGTAATAAAGCCAGAACCGGAGCAGAAATTGTAGAGCAGGTTGTCAGTTTAAATTTAACTTTACAGGGCAAAGCTGAAGAGCTGAAAGATAATATGGGAGAACTGCAGGAGCATGCAGAAAGCATAGGAAAAGTCGTAGAAGTTATCAGCGATATTGCCGATCAGACAAATCTTTTGGCATTAAATGCCGCCATTGAAGCTGCAAGGGCTGGTGAGAGCGGGCGAGGCTTTGCAGTTGTTGCCGACGAAGTGCGTAAGCTTGCTGAAAAAACAGTTCAGGCCACCCATGAAGTCGAAAATACTGTTCATAAAATTCAGCAGGGAACGGGAAAAAGTTTCGAAAATACGGCTGCAGCAGTACTTTCTATTTCTTCAAATGCAAAGCTTAGTGGTAGATCCGGTGAAATGCTGAAAGAAATTGTTGATATTGCAGCAGTGACTGCGGATCAGGTTAAAACCATTGTGAATGCAGCTGAAAAGCAGTCTATCGACAGTGAAGAGCTTAGTAATTCCACACTGATAATTAATTCAATCGCGAACAATAATTCAAAATCAATGGCGGTATGTTTGGATGCGGTTGAATCCATAAATGAATTAACCAGCGAATTGCATGAAGTTGTTAATGATTTACGTTCCATTGAAAGCTGA
- a CDS encoding zinc ribbon domain-containing protein YjdM, translating to MENIPNCPQCKCEHVYSDGSALICPECNFEFQPEDVAEKVYKDANGNVLVDGDTVIITQDLKVKGASGSIKKGTKVKNIKLVDPDDGVHDISCKVPNFGSMMLKTSVVKKA from the coding sequence ATGGAAAATATACCTAACTGTCCGCAGTGTAAGTGTGAACATGTGTATTCTGATGGAAGTGCTCTTATCTGCCCGGAATGTAATTTTGAATTTCAGCCCGAAGACGTGGCAGAAAAAGTATATAAAGATGCAAACGGCAATGTCTTAGTTGACGGTGATACTGTTATCATTACCCAAGACTTAAAAGTCAAAGGCGCATCCGGTTCCATCAAAAAGGGAACAAAAGTTAAAAATATTAAATTGGTAGATCCTGATGACGGCGTGCATGATATTTCCTGCAAAGTGCCTAACTTCGGATCTATGATGCTTAAGACTTCTGTTGTTAAGAAGGCTTAA
- a CDS encoding amidohydrolase, producing the protein MNCPKRSETALLHTLAMNYPELLGVEKRDLSLEEIDSDVDCRIEPECEYDPNAKADLVIINALLNDGSKVNIAVAGNTITKVGSSDEINQVTGSSTKILDAQGNSVSPGFVDSHLHLDVAMQRLGTLTIEDVETAADFKSRLSKYAEENSNSPILYVFGLHYFDDPIIPAETCRQTLDEIVNDKPLLVFAHDMHTAWANTKALEEAELLHKMPPYPHLIEELGLEQKIIIDSDGIPTGEFREPDVYSFLEGPLQAKYPSSIEQQLSDLETVCNQLAEHGITGVHRMALAQPAEDLSFLLLLLELEQQNRLPIRVSSSFSSVADHNMLHDVVMAYTARDLLNKARKKEITAAQLHDSLLELLKDAGTVRHTKVKKMAAKGGHGENHPMMNKLLKVSRKLTDVIHKKHIEHHAKRENPHRKNNMPKHMGYHAKVRLDTLKIFMDGVIEKDTAYRLDKDPSQGIPEFNQGDLDKLLAFADRLGIQVAAHSIGDGSVKSMLDAISKARGKNKDIDKKRGDRIPHRVEHIETCTQDDLPRFGKLDVIASMQPLHERPPMTMWHTLVPKSEWNTAFAWKEALVDDATLVFGSDWPIVSCDSRAGINHAVTRKPWYEGARDQSLTLEEAVAAYTSGAAFSEYSQNIKGEIKPGMLADIVILSGNIKELEKESYTLKIDTTICDGKVVYMKGM; encoded by the coding sequence ATGAATTGCCCTAAAAGATCAGAAACAGCATTGCTTCATACTCTTGCAATGAACTACCCAGAACTTCTAGGAGTGGAGAAAAGGGATTTAAGCCTTGAGGAAATTGATTCTGATGTTGATTGCCGTATAGAACCTGAATGTGAATACGATCCAAACGCAAAGGCTGATTTGGTTATCATAAATGCGCTGTTAAATGATGGTAGCAAAGTGAATATCGCAGTTGCAGGAAACACTATTACTAAAGTAGGCTCATCAGATGAAATTAATCAGGTTACAGGTTCTTCAACCAAGATATTAGATGCACAGGGCAATTCTGTGTCACCCGGTTTTGTAGATTCTCATCTGCATCTGGATGTCGCTATGCAGCGGCTCGGAACTTTAACAATTGAAGATGTAGAAACAGCGGCTGATTTTAAAAGTCGCCTTAGTAAATATGCAGAAGAAAACTCAAACTCACCGATTCTGTATGTCTTCGGACTCCATTATTTTGATGACCCCATAATCCCTGCAGAGACCTGCCGCCAGACGCTCGATGAAATAGTTAATGACAAGCCACTTCTTGTTTTTGCCCATGATATGCATACTGCATGGGCCAATACAAAAGCTTTAGAAGAAGCCGAATTGCTACATAAAATGCCCCCTTACCCGCACCTGATTGAAGAACTTGGGTTGGAGCAAAAAATCATAATTGATTCTGATGGGATTCCCACAGGCGAGTTCAGGGAACCAGATGTTTATTCTTTCCTTGAGGGGCCTCTGCAAGCCAAATATCCCAGCTCTATTGAGCAGCAGCTTTCCGACTTAGAAACGGTATGCAACCAGCTCGCTGAACACGGTATTACCGGAGTACATCGAATGGCTTTGGCTCAACCGGCAGAAGATTTATCATTCCTGCTTTTACTTCTTGAACTGGAACAACAAAACCGTTTACCTATACGAGTCAGCTCTTCATTTTCCTCTGTTGCGGATCACAACATGCTGCATGATGTGGTCATGGCCTATACCGCTCGCGATCTTCTCAATAAGGCCCGCAAAAAAGAAATCACCGCAGCACAATTGCATGACAGTCTTTTGGAATTGCTCAAGGATGCCGGCACGGTCAGACATACAAAAGTAAAAAAAATGGCTGCCAAAGGAGGGCATGGCGAAAATCATCCAATGATGAACAAGTTACTTAAAGTCTCCCGTAAATTAACAGACGTTATTCATAAAAAACATATAGAACATCATGCGAAAAGGGAGAATCCCCACCGCAAGAACAACATGCCGAAACATATGGGCTATCATGCCAAAGTACGGCTGGACACATTAAAAATTTTTATGGATGGGGTTATTGAAAAGGATACAGCTTACCGTCTTGATAAAGACCCGTCACAAGGCATACCGGAATTCAATCAAGGTGATTTAGACAAGCTTCTGGCTTTTGCGGACAGACTCGGGATTCAGGTTGCAGCACACTCAATAGGAGACGGATCGGTTAAATCTATGCTGGATGCTATTTCCAAAGCTCGGGGAAAAAATAAAGATATTGATAAAAAAAGGGGCGACAGAATTCCGCACCGTGTGGAGCATATTGAAACCTGCACTCAGGATGACCTGCCCAGATTCGGCAAACTGGATGTTATTGCCTCCATGCAACCCTTGCATGAAAGACCTCCTATGACCATGTGGCATACTCTGGTTCCGAAGTCAGAATGGAATACAGCCTTTGCATGGAAGGAAGCGTTGGTGGACGACGCCACACTTGTTTTCGGCAGTGACTGGCCCATAGTTTCCTGCGATTCAAGAGCCGGAATCAACCACGCGGTGACTCGCAAACCTTGGTATGAAGGAGCCAGAGACCAGTCTTTAACCTTGGAAGAAGCTGTCGCCGCTTATACTTCCGGAGCTGCTTTTTCCGAGTATAGCCAAAATATTAAGGGAGAAATCAAACCCGGCATGCTGGCTGATATAGTAATTCTTTCGGGAAATATAAAAGAATTGGAAAAGGAATCTTACACCTTGAAAATTGACACAACTATCTGCGATGGAAAAGTTGTATATATGAAAGGGATGTAA
- a CDS encoding CNNM domain-containing protein, whose protein sequence is MLSYLIFFFLFAITCSFLCSLWEAVLLSITPSYIQIQIYEKTAIATTLKHFKENIDKPLAAILTLNTIAHTVGAIGVGKQAAVIWADENFFITGFVVPALMTLAILVLSELIPKTIGANYWKELTAFTVWSISLIIKILFPLVWFSQFLTTSLKNEKNKSVFSRTDFLAMAQVGADKGVLEKKESYIINNLLKFKTITVKDVMTPRVMIAASQRDDTLGGFHESNPDMIFSRIILFGKSIDDVTGYFLKQELLESLTHDKHQNKLKVIERKIPRTREDSAITDLLDQLILNHEHIALVIDPYGGTSGVVTIEDVIETLLGVEIMDESDKVADIQLLARKSWEKRAISMGLLVDSSKTEE, encoded by the coding sequence ATGCTATCATATCTTATTTTCTTTTTCTTGTTTGCTATTACCTGTTCATTTTTATGCTCTCTTTGGGAGGCCGTTCTTCTAAGTATCACCCCTTCTTACATTCAAATCCAGATATATGAAAAAACTGCAATAGCTACTACTTTGAAACATTTTAAAGAGAATATAGACAAACCTCTCGCAGCAATTCTGACTCTGAATACAATAGCACATACAGTAGGAGCTATTGGGGTTGGCAAACAAGCTGCTGTTATCTGGGCCGATGAGAATTTTTTTATCACAGGATTCGTGGTCCCGGCATTGATGACATTGGCAATTCTGGTTCTATCCGAGTTGATCCCCAAAACAATTGGAGCCAATTACTGGAAGGAACTGACGGCTTTTACCGTATGGTCAATCTCACTCATCATAAAGATTCTGTTTCCCTTAGTATGGTTTAGCCAATTCCTAACGACGTCTTTAAAAAATGAAAAAAATAAAAGCGTCTTTTCTAGAACGGATTTTTTGGCAATGGCTCAGGTTGGGGCTGATAAAGGAGTACTGGAAAAGAAAGAGTCTTATATTATAAACAATTTACTGAAATTCAAAACAATCACAGTGAAAGACGTAATGACTCCCAGAGTAATGATTGCAGCGAGTCAGCGCGATGACACCTTGGGGGGATTTCATGAAAGCAATCCCGATATGATTTTTTCACGAATAATATTATTCGGAAAATCTATTGATGATGTTACAGGTTATTTCTTAAAACAGGAATTATTAGAAAGCCTTACTCATGATAAACATCAAAACAAACTTAAGGTAATAGAAAGGAAAATTCCTCGCACTCGGGAAGACAGCGCAATCACTGACTTGCTTGACCAGTTGATTCTCAATCACGAGCATATAGCACTTGTGATTGATCCATACGGTGGCACTTCCGGAGTTGTTACAATTGAGGATGTAATTGAGACTTTGTTGGGGGTAGAAATAATGGATGAGTCAGACAAAGTCGCTGACATTCAATTGCTTGCACGAAAAAGCTGGGAGAAACGTGCAATTTCGATGGGATTGCTTGTCGATTCATCCAAAACAGAAGAATAG